In the genome of Sulfurimonas autotrophica DSM 16294, the window TAACGGAGAATTTAACGGAGAAAGTGCTTTTTTTATTAATGAAGAGAGTGCAAACAATCTGGCAAAACACCTTGAGCTTGAAAATAAAGATGATTTGGATGATGCCATACTTGAGCTCACAAACGTACTCACATCTTCACTCACAACAAAACTGGCACAAGAGCTCGAAACAGAAGTCGGCTTTTCACTTCCAAGCATCTCAAAGGTTCCTTTAAATGAAATAAATAATGTACAGACATTTAAAATATACTCAAAAGTTATCGTTATAGATACAGAACTGAATTTTCAAGATCAAAAAATTAATGGGAAAATTTTTATTCTAACAAAAGATGAATCAATACAATGGCTCAAAATAAAACTAAACAACATTTTAGACAACTTGATGTAGATAAAGAGATATTATCTGTTATAAATAACGGTGTTATTATATTAAATGATCAACTACAAATACATTATTACAATAAATGGATGCAGCTACATACAAAATTCAAAGAAAATGATGTACTAGGCAAAAAATTATATGAAATTTTTCCTACAATTAATAAAAAAACATTAAAAAGAAAAATACAGACTGCCTTTACAATACAAACACCGACTTTTTATACAGCAAGTTCATCGCATTATCTTATTCCTATTAAAATCAATCAAATAAAAAACTCTCTTTTTAAATATATGCAGCAAGATGTGAGCATAATCCCTTTTAAACAAGACAAACAATTTGTGGCTGTTATAATAACCGATCAGACAATTATGGCAAATACAAATGCGCTGCTGCAAACAAATATACAAAAAGTAAAAGAACTCAACGAAGCACTCATAAAAGAAAAAGAGATAACAGAATTTCAACATAAACAACTCCTTTCAAACTCAAGAAGTGCTGCAATGGGAGAAATGATAAGCATGATAGCCCATCAGTGGAGACAGCCTCTTTCACTAATTAATACAGTTATAGCTACACTTAAAATAAAAAAAGAGTTAGGTATATTAGATAACAAAATAATAGATAACTCCATAAATAAAATTGAAAAAACAACTAATTTTTTATCAAGCACTATTGATGATTTTCGGGACTATTTCAAACCTAACAAAATTGCGGCAAAAGTAAATATTTCAAATTTATTTGAAAAATCTCTATTTTTTCTAAAAAGTGAACTAAAACAGCTTGATATAGAGTATGATATAAATATAGATCCAGATATAAGTATAGTAACTTATAAAAATGAACTTTTGCAAACTATTCTTAATATCTTAAAAAATTCTATAGATGCTTTTAAAGAAAATAATATAAAAAATAAAAAAATTTCTGTTATTGTCGTAAATAATAAAGAATCTGTATTAATCACCATTGAAGATAATGCCGGCGGAATAAGAATTGACAATTTACAAAAGGTATTTGAACCCTATTTTTCTACAAAAAGTAAAAACGGTACGGGGTTGGGTCTATATATGTGTAAAACCATAATTAATGAACATCTTCACGGAAATATATCTTTGAACTCAAATACAAATGGAACTAAAGTAGCAATACAATTGCCAAATAAGGTGTAAAATACACTCTAAAAAAGGAGAATTATATGAAAGTAGTATGTCCACACTGTTTTACTGTAAACAATGTACCTCAAAAAGAGAGTTACAAAAAAGCAAACTGCGGTAAATGTAAACAGTCACTGCTAGATACAAAACCTGTAGAATTAACAAATGCTAATTTTGATGAAGTTGTTGTTAACAGTGATATCCCCGTTATAGTAGATTTTTGGGCGCCGTGGTGCG includes:
- a CDS encoding chemotaxis protein CheX; this encodes MSNYILSEDEEDVLQELMNIAYGSATAVIAEMLEAFASLSIPNIQVIQVAELLKTFEELKSTSYFFSSQAFNGEFNGESAFFINEESANNLAKHLELENKDDLDDAILELTNVLTSSLTTKLAQELETEVGFSLPSISKVPLNEINNVQTFKIYSKVIVIDTELNFQDQKINGKIFILTKDESIQWLKIKLNNILDNLM
- a CDS encoding PAS domain-containing sensor histidine kinase, producing MAQNKTKQHFRQLDVDKEILSVINNGVIILNDQLQIHYYNKWMQLHTKFKENDVLGKKLYEIFPTINKKTLKRKIQTAFTIQTPTFYTASSSHYLIPIKINQIKNSLFKYMQQDVSIIPFKQDKQFVAVIITDQTIMANTNALLQTNIQKVKELNEALIKEKEITEFQHKQLLSNSRSAAMGEMISMIAHQWRQPLSLINTVIATLKIKKELGILDNKIIDNSINKIEKTTNFLSSTIDDFRDYFKPNKIAAKVNISNLFEKSLFFLKSELKQLDIEYDINIDPDISIVTYKNELLQTILNILKNSIDAFKENNIKNKKISVIVVNNKESVLITIEDNAGGIRIDNLQKVFEPYFSTKSKNGTGLGLYMCKTIINEHLHGNISLNSNTNGTKVAIQLPNKV